The following are encoded together in the Blautia obeum ATCC 29174 genome:
- a CDS encoding AraC family transcriptional regulator: MAKRTILVDSARRELEKHGTENFPMTVNHDDLWSFEGKNVPIHWHNDLEINLIREGEAVFQVYQKSYRVRTGEGFLLNRNVPHSCSSPGNEHVRYSTILVRPDFLYGDFGSDVERKCFQPFLQNSAIPCIYLTGFDENGKEILQKLNQVEEAFDRKRFCYELKIKGLLCEAFAMILYGHRQELTKFVPANLQELERLEKMLNYLNMHFTEVISLQDLADQVHLSREVCCRLFKKMTGKTITGYLEEYRVNKSFSLVQSGQYSMTQITEMVGFSNPSRFASAFRKRFGCNPGEYHSVKH; this comes from the coding sequence ATGGCAAAAAGAACAATCCTGGTAGACAGTGCAAGAAGAGAACTTGAAAAGCATGGAACAGAAAATTTTCCGATGACAGTGAACCACGATGATCTCTGGTCATTTGAGGGCAAAAATGTGCCGATTCACTGGCATAATGATCTCGAAATCAACCTTATAAGGGAAGGAGAGGCCGTCTTTCAGGTATACCAGAAAAGCTACAGGGTCAGAACGGGAGAGGGATTTCTGCTGAATCGAAATGTACCGCACAGCTGCAGTTCACCTGGAAATGAACATGTACGTTACAGTACGATACTTGTAAGACCAGACTTTCTGTATGGCGATTTTGGAAGTGATGTTGAGCGAAAATGTTTTCAACCATTTCTGCAAAATTCAGCGATACCCTGTATTTATTTGACTGGATTTGATGAAAATGGAAAAGAAATTCTGCAGAAATTAAACCAGGTAGAAGAAGCTTTTGACCGGAAACGATTCTGCTATGAATTAAAGATCAAGGGACTTCTGTGTGAAGCATTTGCTATGATCCTTTATGGGCACAGACAGGAATTGACGAAATTCGTCCCGGCAAATCTGCAGGAACTGGAACGTCTGGAAAAAATGCTGAATTATCTTAATATGCATTTTACAGAAGTAATTTCTCTTCAGGACCTGGCAGATCAGGTGCATTTGTCAAGAGAAGTCTGCTGCCGCCTTTTCAAAAAAATGACAGGCAAAACTATCACCGGATATCTGGAAGAATACCGTGTTAACAAAAGCTTTTCGCTGGTGCAGAGTGGACAGTATTCTATGACACAGATTACAGAAATGGTGGGATTCAGCAATCCAAGCCGTTTTGCCAGTGCATTTCGTAAGCGATTTGGATGCAATCCGGGAGAGTATCATTCTGTGAAACATTGA
- a CDS encoding AraC family transcriptional regulator, with protein MENKEISYEIIDFSGETNVQFRTSVDPGSYIPTHWHRAIEIIYMQEGSLDVIVESESFTIYKGDCILVNGNVLHSTKCTAPNTAILLQIPLNFMEKYIPNLGQLIFLWDYRTEDPVKKTKLMMLKTTLEQLQVINDIQPDGYLLRFNSLIFELMFQLYHNFSVQVFPQDINHKKKEMDRLDPVLNYIAEHYKEPISLDEIADIACLQTGYFCRFFKKKMGVTFLEYQNEYRLSFIYKDLITTRDPVHVILERHGFTNYKLFRRMFLEQFGDTPTKIRKQRETV; from the coding sequence ATGGAAAATAAAGAAATCTCATATGAGATCATAGACTTTTCAGGTGAAACCAATGTACAGTTCCGTACTTCCGTGGATCCCGGAAGTTATATTCCAACACACTGGCACCGCGCCATAGAAATCATTTATATGCAGGAAGGTTCTCTGGATGTCATTGTAGAATCCGAAAGTTTTACAATTTATAAAGGAGACTGTATCCTGGTCAATGGAAATGTCCTGCACTCTACCAAGTGTACTGCGCCAAATACAGCAATTCTTCTGCAGATTCCTCTGAATTTTATGGAAAAATATATTCCCAATCTCGGACAACTTATTTTTCTCTGGGACTATCGAACAGAAGATCCTGTCAAAAAGACCAAACTCATGATGTTAAAAACTACGCTGGAACAACTTCAGGTCATCAATGATATTCAACCGGATGGCTATCTCCTACGTTTTAACAGCCTGATTTTTGAACTTATGTTTCAGCTGTATCATAATTTCAGCGTTCAGGTATTTCCACAGGATATCAACCATAAGAAAAAAGAAATGGACCGGCTGGATCCCGTCCTGAACTATATTGCAGAACATTATAAGGAACCAATCTCCCTGGATGAGATTGCAGACATCGCCTGTCTCCAGACAGGATATTTTTGTCGTTTCTTTAAGAAAAAAATGGGCGTTACTTTTCTGGAATATCAGAATGAATATCGTCTTTCTTTTATCTACAAAGATCTGATCACAACCAGAGATCCTGTGCATGTAATTCTGGAACGACACGGCTTCACCAATTATAAGTTGTTCCGAAGAATGTTTCTGGAACAATTCGGTGATACCCCAACAAAGATACGAAAACAGAGAGAAACCGTATAG
- a CDS encoding MFS transporter, translated as MNQKSKLTFGKIFERFAYGCGDFGCNIIYTAMSAFLLFYYTDYAGVSAMAVGTIMMISRVFDGISDIIMGVIVDRTHSRFGKARPWILRMCIPFAISGILMFSVPASWSSTPKLVYVFITYNLVSTVIYTAINVPYSALNALMTQDPYERSVLSIFRNLLATAGTLTINTFTLPLVEYFGNNASAWTKTFVVFGFVSIAAFLCTFFGTKERVRANEAGEQKVEENVPFVTGIKALFQNKYWIMMTGMLALFFLMYSVNGGATVYYAKDILGDKNLVSTINGIFNIVQILGMFFIAMLVKKFGKRNVFSLGLILDIIGMLVLNFLGGFMPVIVVSSVIRGIGNACGGATMWAMVSDTIDYGEWKTGYRTEGLVNSACSFGYKIGNGIGSALLGVILEVGGYVGNAAAQTASALTSIRICFVWIPIAVYACGLIIMKFYHLDKEFDGILADLKARK; from the coding sequence ATGAATCAAAAGAGCAAATTGACCTTTGGAAAAATTTTTGAACGTTTTGCATACGGTTGCGGAGATTTTGGATGTAATATCATTTACACTGCAATGTCTGCATTCCTGCTTTTCTATTACACAGATTATGCTGGAGTCAGTGCAATGGCAGTTGGAACGATTATGATGATTTCAAGAGTTTTTGATGGAATCAGTGATATTATCATGGGTGTTATTGTCGACCGTACTCATTCAAGGTTTGGAAAAGCAAGACCGTGGATCCTACGTATGTGTATCCCATTTGCAATATCAGGCATCCTGATGTTTTCGGTTCCGGCTTCCTGGTCATCCACACCGAAGCTGGTCTACGTATTTATTACATATAACCTGGTATCCACTGTTATCTATACGGCAATCAATGTTCCGTATTCCGCATTGAACGCATTAATGACACAGGATCCATATGAAAGATCTGTATTAAGTATTTTCAGAAATCTTCTTGCAACAGCAGGAACACTTACAATCAATACATTTACACTGCCACTGGTAGAATACTTCGGAAATAACGCAAGTGCATGGACAAAAACCTTTGTCGTATTTGGTTTCGTTTCTATCGCGGCATTCCTTTGTACTTTCTTTGGAACGAAAGAACGAGTAAGAGCAAATGAGGCGGGAGAGCAGAAAGTAGAAGAAAACGTTCCGTTTGTAACAGGAATCAAGGCTCTTTTCCAGAACAAATACTGGATTATGATGACCGGTATGCTGGCACTTTTCTTCCTGATGTACTCCGTAAACGGCGGAGCAACCGTATATTATGCAAAAGATATCCTTGGAGACAAAAATCTGGTAAGCACGATTAATGGTATCTTCAATATCGTACAGATTCTTGGTATGTTCTTCATTGCCATGCTGGTCAAAAAATTTGGTAAAAGAAATGTATTTTCACTGGGACTTATCCTGGACATCATTGGAATGCTCGTACTGAATTTCTTAGGTGGATTCATGCCAGTCATTGTAGTTTCCAGTGTCATCCGTGGAATCGGAAATGCCTGCGGTGGTGCAACCATGTGGGCAATGGTATCGGACACCATTGACTATGGAGAATGGAAAACAGGATATCGTACAGAAGGTCTTGTAAACAGTGCATGTAGTTTTGGATATAAGATTGGTAACGGTATCGGTTCTGCACTGCTCGGTGTGATTCTGGAAGTTGGTGGATACGTTGGAAATGCAGCAGCACAGACAGCATCTGCACTGACATCCATTAGAATCTGTTTTGTATGGATTCCGATAGCTGTTTATGCATGCGGACTGATCATTATGAAATTCTATCATCTGGACAAAGAGTTTGACGGTATTCTTGCTGACCTGAAAGCTCGTAAATAA
- a CDS encoding glycoside hydrolase family 5 protein has product MKIKGVNLGNWLVLEKWMNPALFEGTTAEDEYYLPRQLSPEVYEARIKIHRSEYITERDFVTIKKMSLESVRIPVPYFIFGDRKPFIGCIEELDKAFNWAEKYGLTILIDLHTVPMSQNGFDNGGLSGVCKWAQNPDEVEFALSVLERLAERYGTRKGLLGIQPLNEPITENMWKTMDVEHRYPPADPVLARGSAPITMDFLRKYYLDAYDRISKYMPKEKYVVIHDGFELMAWKDFMQEEKYSNVILDTHQYLMVAEADGCEQTVEAYVKYVKEEIEPKITEMEKYFPVICGEWCLFNSLACGCDTKGGQSVLNGVEGSTEEKVSAEEKKKIYNALAKVQLEAWNKGSGYYYWSYKLLTDTVNTPGWIGWDSWDLGRSVDFGWITME; this is encoded by the coding sequence ATGAAAATCAAGGGAGTCAATCTTGGAAATTGGCTGGTTCTGGAGAAATGGATGAATCCGGCATTGTTTGAGGGTACAACAGCGGAAGATGAATACTATCTTCCGCGCCAGCTCTCACCGGAAGTATATGAGGCAAGAATTAAAATCCACCGTTCTGAATATATCACAGAGCGTGATTTTGTAACGATTAAAAAAATGAGTCTTGAGTCTGTGAGAATTCCGGTACCGTATTTTATTTTTGGTGACAGAAAGCCATTTATTGGATGCATTGAAGAATTGGATAAAGCTTTTAACTGGGCGGAAAAATATGGATTGACAATCCTGATTGATCTTCATACGGTTCCGATGAGCCAGAATGGTTTTGATAATGGAGGTCTCAGCGGTGTCTGTAAATGGGCACAGAATCCAGATGAAGTCGAATTTGCACTCAGTGTACTGGAGCGACTGGCAGAGCGTTATGGAACAAGAAAAGGTCTTCTGGGAATCCAGCCGCTTAATGAGCCAATTACAGAAAATATGTGGAAAACTATGGATGTTGAACATCGTTATCCACCGGCAGATCCGGTTCTTGCACGGGGGTCTGCACCGATCACGATGGATTTTCTCAGAAAATACTATCTTGATGCCTATGACCGCATCAGCAAATATATGCCGAAGGAAAAGTATGTGGTCATTCACGATGGATTTGAACTGATGGCATGGAAAGACTTTATGCAGGAAGAAAAATATTCCAACGTTATTCTCGATACACATCAGTATCTGATGGTTGCTGAGGCAGATGGATGCGAACAGACAGTAGAAGCCTACGTAAAATATGTTAAGGAAGAAATAGAGCCAAAGATTACAGAAATGGAAAAATATTTCCCGGTGATCTGCGGAGAATGGTGCCTGTTTAATTCTCTTGCCTGCGGATGCGATACAAAAGGCGGACAGAGTGTGCTGAACGGTGTGGAAGGAAGCACTGAAGAAAAGGTCAGTGCCGAAGAAAAGAAGAAAATCTACAATGCGCTTGCAAAAGTTCAGCTTGAAGCATGGAACAAAGGCAGCGGTTATTATTACTGGAGTTACAAACTTCTGACAGATACTGTCAATACACCGGGCTGGATCGGCTGGGACAGCTGGGATCTGGGACGCAGTGTTGATTTTGGCTGGATCACAATGGAATAA
- a CDS encoding glycoside hydrolase family 43 protein codes for MIQNPILPGFNPDPCICRKGDDYYMAVSTFEWFPGIPVYHSRDLKNWELYTHVLTDDEKVDLKKLPSAKGIWAPCLTYCEEEDLFYVVYGVMNSMNARYFDVDNFLICSKDIKGPWSKPVYLHSSGFDASLFHDTNGKKYVVSLEWETREGYEKPGAICMVEYSPEKQEIVGYPKRIWRGGTDRGCIEAPHLTKRGEYYYIMCAEGGTGYNHCVTMGRSQNVWGPYEKDPKNPIVTSVPGESYERQDPDHLKPKYYNPDSILQKSGHGSYVELPTGEVYLVHLCSRPFVPELRCTLGRETAIQKMMWTEDNWLRMADGSNFAKLEVPESSLPEYPVEKTPDFDDFDGDELGKFYYSPRIMPQRFADVKARKGYVRIRGQESRTSLNKVSILARKLTSVYARITTKMEFVPEVHQHSAGLILYYDNMNYINLRKYYSETLGQSALSIIHLENGVKTEFLNTRIPVEDKPIYLRLYIEGRKSWFEWSYDGENYEKIGRIFDTTRFSDEYCKYGEFTGTMVGLTCADRVLHKKCADFDFFEYKADESRMVE; via the coding sequence ATGATACAGAATCCAATACTTCCGGGATTCAACCCGGATCCGTGTATCTGCCGTAAAGGCGATGATTATTATATGGCAGTTTCTACTTTTGAATGGTTTCCGGGAATCCCGGTATATCATTCCAGAGATCTGAAAAACTGGGAATTATATACGCACGTATTAACCGATGATGAGAAAGTAGATCTCAAGAAGCTTCCAAGTGCAAAAGGAATCTGGGCTCCGTGTCTGACCTATTGCGAGGAAGAAGATCTGTTTTATGTAGTTTATGGGGTGATGAATTCCATGAATGCAAGATATTTTGATGTGGACAATTTCCTGATCTGCTCCAAAGATATCAAAGGACCATGGAGTAAGCCAGTATATCTTCATTCTTCCGGATTTGATGCCTCTTTATTCCATGATACAAATGGAAAAAAATATGTGGTTTCTCTGGAATGGGAGACGAGAGAAGGATACGAAAAACCAGGTGCAATCTGCATGGTGGAATACTCACCTGAAAAACAGGAGATCGTAGGATATCCGAAACGGATCTGGCGAGGTGGTACTGACAGAGGCTGCATCGAGGCCCCACATCTGACAAAACGTGGCGAATACTATTACATCATGTGCGCTGAGGGTGGTACAGGATACAACCACTGTGTGACCATGGGACGTTCCCAAAATGTCTGGGGACCATACGAAAAAGATCCAAAGAACCCGATCGTGACAAGTGTACCGGGAGAATCTTATGAAAGACAGGATCCGGATCACCTCAAACCAAAGTACTATAATCCGGACTCCATTCTTCAAAAATCTGGTCATGGAAGTTATGTGGAACTTCCGACAGGAGAAGTTTATCTGGTTCATCTCTGCTCCAGACCGTTCGTTCCGGAACTGCGCTGTACTCTTGGTAGAGAGACTGCAATCCAGAAGATGATGTGGACAGAGGATAACTGGCTCCGCATGGCAGACGGCAGCAATTTTGCAAAACTGGAAGTGCCAGAAAGTTCTCTCCCGGAATATCCGGTAGAAAAGACACCGGATTTTGATGATTTCGATGGTGATGAACTTGGAAAATTCTATTATTCACCACGTATTATGCCGCAGAGATTTGCTGATGTAAAAGCAAGAAAAGGATATGTCCGTATTCGTGGGCAGGAATCCCGCACTTCTTTGAACAAAGTTAGCATTCTTGCAAGAAAACTGACCAGCGTTTACGCAAGGATTACCACAAAGATGGAATTTGTGCCGGAAGTTCATCAGCACAGTGCGGGCTTGATCCTGTACTACGATAACATGAATTATATTAACCTTCGTAAATATTACAGCGAAACTCTGGGGCAGAGTGCATTGTCTATCATTCATCTGGAAAATGGCGTTAAGACAGAATTTCTGAACACCAGAATCCCGGTAGAGGATAAGCCAATCTACCTTCGCCTCTATATTGAAGGAAGAAAGTCCTGGTTCGAGTGGAGTTATGATGGAGAAAATTATGAGAAGATCGGGCGCATCTTCGACACTACAAGATTCTCCGATGAATACTGCAAATACGGCGAATTTACCGGAACCATGGTAGGCCTCACCTGTGCTGACCGAGTCCTCCACAAGAAATGTGCCGATTTTGATTTCTTTGAATATAAGGCAGACGAGAGTCGAATGGTGGAGTAA
- a CDS encoding Rpn family recombination-promoting nuclease/putative transposase — MKEYQEIAAKNRKDKNFASPDEFLSNMKKTDRLHPVVSLCVYYGEHPWDGPLCLVDMLELPEKIRPLVSDYKMNLIELRTSGTLQFHNQDVNTVFDISRAIYECDYDKINTVYGRMQITSELGVVIGAITQSQKLIDHALKLEQNGGQVNMCSALEELEKKAEQKGMIKGTIKTCKKIKLSREETTKNIIEEFSLSNEEAEKCMEMYW; from the coding sequence TTGAAAGAGTATCAGGAAATTGCGGCAAAAAATCGTAAAGATAAAAACTTTGCGTCTCCAGATGAATTTCTTTCCAATATGAAAAAAACAGATCGTCTGCATCCAGTAGTAAGCCTATGTGTTTATTATGGAGAACATCCATGGGATGGACCTTTGTGTCTGGTAGATATGTTGGAGCTTCCAGAAAAAATCAGACCTCTTGTATCGGATTACAAGATGAATTTAATTGAACTAAGGACAAGTGGAACACTCCAGTTTCATAATCAGGATGTTAATACAGTATTTGATATTAGTCGAGCTATATACGAATGCGATTATGATAAAATAAATACTGTGTATGGGAGAATGCAAATTACATCAGAACTGGGAGTTGTGATTGGTGCGATTACACAGTCACAGAAGCTGATAGACCATGCTTTGAAATTGGAACAAAATGGAGGTCAGGTTAATATGTGTAGTGCATTGGAAGAGTTAGAAAAAAAGGCAGAACAAAAAGGGATGATTAAGGGGACGATCAAAACTTGCAAAAAAATTAAATTAAGCAGAGAAGAGACAACTAAGAATATTATCGAAGAATTTTCTTTATCCAATGAAGAAGCAGAGAAATGTATGGAAATGTATTGGTAG
- a CDS encoding helix-turn-helix transcriptional regulator — MNRIRELREEKKITQIRLSIELEVSQETISAYEMEKYYPSVKSLIKLQNIFGVSIDYILGLSDTRYERIETNSLAQDETRLINLYRKLDSLGKERITSYLEGYINALEAQ; from the coding sequence ATGAATCGTATACGAGAATTACGGGAGGAAAAAAAAATCACACAGATCCGACTCAGTATTGAGTTGGAAGTGTCTCAGGAAACAATAAGCGCATATGAAATGGAAAAATATTATCCCAGTGTAAAATCTCTTATCAAACTGCAAAATATCTTTGGCGTATCTATTGATTATATTCTTGGTCTTTCTGATACCAGATATGAGCGTATTGAAACCAACAGTCTGGCCCAGGATGAAACACGTCTGATCAACCTGTACAGAAAACTGGATTCCCTTGGAAAAGAGCGTATCACTTCTTATTTGGAAGGTTACATTAATGCTCTGGAGGCACAATAG
- a CDS encoding zinc ribbon domain-containing protein encodes MKCPKCGTTVKDDAKFCFACGAKLEQPKALAEPEKIEVQHVKMKPEAPKAKKKGNNKKVGKIVVAVGVCAAVVVVGVNIVPRLTQTDNPCVYLSDGSYNLLTKMKKDSGVDFADGVSTAVFENSPYTIKGRTQFSPSGKYLYFYNNYDGNGGTLCRIRWDKIKKNSSGSRDYENIETIGSNISDTYNIYRLISDDEVIYKDTSDSLYYYNGEETTKIAKQAADFWVDENGRIVYTRKDDESGEVCTLFGVTTKEPDNKIKLASNIAWVVCADDLDNIFVRTNSGEDNMGVGVAGFDRDFQVLSKNSEVLSYKDDCIYYTDDSGDSLSLYDYVEGTDVIDTLKEPVEEDYQITQDKYEMLDEYSTLEDYEAIYTSCTKESMFTPDGENLEDQPEAEFQAFVKKYKNLENEDGYIQVTDEIKDELKNLAALYGEGYENEWQELCFGKKTETVTDEDAYNEAWDRYYKLYSAEDLCAQLKDENNAFPLKILYCYKNGETNVISKDVLQAYSLSNSIIYNTKDMVQEKVKLEDINDISDVRELFWIDYGKQNYFIRLSDDKQLQMSTEGAKYCKDQMDTDWGSISFAGNSVYINVENEKTGIASIKGDTIGAFDTIAEKSTTLSATETECYYVTTENPDDYYVDLYSDKDGKSTLLAQDITLQSVSVYEDGQILASTSPYNNNGYELSTLGKKGNMSYLADDVSAYLRLDEKNLLYISDGDLYLYDGEDTELLAYDVDCMWSRKSMNTKFTY; translated from the coding sequence ATGAAATGCCCAAAATGTGGAACAACAGTCAAGGATGATGCCAAGTTCTGTTTTGCCTGTGGAGCCAAACTGGAACAGCCAAAGGCATTGGCTGAACCAGAGAAAATAGAAGTACAGCATGTAAAGATGAAGCCGGAGGCACCGAAAGCTAAGAAAAAAGGTAACAACAAGAAGGTCGGTAAGATTGTGGTCGCAGTCGGAGTATGTGCGGCAGTTGTAGTGGTGGGAGTTAATATTGTTCCGCGGCTGACACAGACAGATAATCCGTGTGTGTATTTGTCAGATGGTTCTTATAATCTTCTGACAAAAATGAAAAAAGACAGTGGAGTGGATTTCGCGGATGGTGTATCAACTGCCGTGTTTGAGAACTCACCATATACGATTAAAGGTCGGACTCAGTTTTCACCAAGTGGAAAGTATCTGTATTTTTATAATAATTATGATGGTAACGGTGGAACTTTATGCAGAATCAGATGGGATAAGATAAAGAAAAACTCTTCAGGCAGTCGTGATTATGAAAATATTGAAACAATAGGTTCAAATATATCGGATACTTATAATATATATAGACTGATCTCGGATGACGAAGTAATTTATAAGGATACATCTGACAGCCTTTATTATTATAACGGAGAAGAAACGACAAAGATTGCCAAACAGGCTGCAGATTTCTGGGTAGATGAAAACGGCAGAATTGTCTATACAAGAAAAGATGATGAGAGTGGTGAGGTTTGTACCTTATTTGGTGTTACTACGAAAGAGCCGGATAATAAAATTAAACTGGCTTCAAATATTGCGTGGGTGGTCTGTGCGGATGATTTAGATAATATTTTTGTGCGTACGAATTCCGGAGAGGATAATATGGGAGTCGGCGTTGCCGGATTTGACCGAGATTTCCAGGTGCTCAGTAAAAACTCAGAGGTTCTGTCATATAAAGATGACTGTATTTATTATACCGATGATAGTGGAGATTCTCTCAGTTTGTATGATTATGTAGAAGGAACAGATGTGATAGATACATTAAAAGAACCTGTGGAAGAAGACTATCAGATTACACAGGATAAGTACGAGATGCTGGATGAGTACAGTACATTAGAAGACTACGAGGCTATTTATACATCGTGTACAAAGGAATCCATGTTCACACCAGATGGAGAAAATCTGGAGGATCAGCCGGAAGCGGAATTTCAGGCATTTGTAAAAAAATATAAAAATCTTGAAAATGAAGATGGATATATTCAGGTTACAGACGAGATTAAAGATGAACTGAAAAATCTGGCGGCTCTTTATGGAGAAGGCTATGAAAATGAATGGCAGGAGTTATGTTTCGGGAAGAAAACAGAAACAGTGACAGACGAGGATGCATATAACGAAGCATGGGATAGATACTACAAATTGTATTCTGCGGAAGATTTATGTGCACAGCTTAAAGATGAAAATAATGCATTTCCATTGAAAATATTGTATTGCTACAAAAACGGAGAAACCAATGTAATTAGTAAGGATGTCCTGCAGGCGTATAGTTTAAGCAACTCTATTATATATAATACGAAAGATATGGTTCAGGAGAAAGTTAAATTAGAAGATATTAATGATATCAGTGATGTAAGAGAACTGTTCTGGATTGATTATGGCAAACAGAATTATTTTATCAGATTATCTGATGATAAACAGCTTCAGATGTCAACAGAAGGTGCGAAATACTGCAAAGATCAGATGGATACAGACTGGGGATCCATTTCATTTGCAGGAAACAGTGTTTATATAAATGTCGAAAATGAAAAAACAGGTATTGCGTCTATAAAGGGAGATACAATAGGAGCTTTTGATACGATAGCAGAGAAATCTACAACGCTTAGTGCTACAGAAACAGAATGTTATTATGTGACAACAGAAAATCCAGATGACTATTATGTTGATTTATATTCTGACAAAGATGGAAAGAGTACGCTGCTGGCGCAGGATATTACTTTGCAGTCAGTTTCTGTTTATGAAGATGGACAGATTTTGGCAAGTACAAGTCCATACAATAATAATGGATATGAACTCAGTACACTTGGAAAGAAGGGAAACATGAGTTATCTGGCTGATGACGTCAGTGCTTATTTACGTCTGGATGAAAAAAATCTTTTGTATATTTCAGATGGTGATCTTTACCTTTACGATGGTGAAGATACGGAACTGCTTGCCTATGATGTTGACTGTATGTGGAGCAGAAAATCAATGAATACGAAATTTACGTATTGA
- a CDS encoding YARHG domain-containing protein — translation MKKTILVSAGWILAAGMIGTALPGQAVLAAKRVTSESGETSSEGKSSANAGQKAGKIEGLNYIGGKTYTLNLQYSKENSMTGEAVGETGVLAAVSRDFDYDGADEIFSVSYKDSTNSPTGRAITFSILKETDGGWKTVSEQEMLYLDYQGNYREMSGMSGGTAFSEVSVFLRRLDEQYQFFYEVYEESSVATGQSWNIQGFYLDGDELKKMETSTDIFYEGSPISELWDSKAAAESGEDWALENANIIDAYENLIFSDPNISFDHMTVDQNQGMYQVLRMKKGSLVSDEERSQWISGCYNGDEARSMKCYSYKINDLSNEIPNIIQGYRTDVIFDENGTAESSAADTTDTTSEFIIPDSDSRYLSREELSNMSLQQLNYAKNEIYARKGRVFQSPELQNYFGSKSWYHGSIAADDFKDSTMLNDYERANTELLSKVEHELAPDGYQLDK, via the coding sequence ATGAAAAAAACAATATTGGTGTCTGCAGGATGGATACTTGCAGCCGGTATGATTGGGACAGCACTTCCCGGACAGGCAGTCCTGGCAGCGAAGAGAGTGACATCCGAAAGTGGGGAGACTTCATCGGAGGGGAAAAGCAGTGCCAATGCCGGGCAGAAGGCAGGCAAGATTGAAGGACTGAATTATATTGGTGGCAAGACTTATACCCTTAATCTACAGTACTCCAAGGAAAATAGCATGACAGGAGAAGCGGTCGGAGAAACTGGAGTTTTGGCTGCGGTTTCACGTGATTTTGATTACGACGGGGCAGACGAGATTTTCAGCGTTTCATACAAAGACAGTACGAATTCTCCAACCGGACGGGCAATTACATTTTCCATTTTGAAAGAAACAGATGGGGGATGGAAAACGGTATCCGAACAGGAAATGCTGTATCTGGACTATCAGGGAAACTATCGTGAAATGAGTGGAATGAGCGGAGGCACAGCGTTCAGTGAAGTTTCTGTTTTTCTGCGAAGACTGGATGAACAGTATCAGTTTTTCTATGAAGTTTACGAGGAAAGTTCTGTTGCAACGGGCCAGTCCTGGAATATCCAGGGATTTTATCTGGACGGTGACGAACTGAAAAAAATGGAGACATCGACAGACATATTTTACGAAGGTTCCCCGATCAGTGAGTTATGGGATTCAAAGGCTGCTGCAGAATCAGGAGAAGACTGGGCATTAGAGAATGCCAATATCATAGATGCATACGAAAACCTCATTTTTTCAGATCCTAATATCAGTTTTGATCATATGACGGTAGATCAGAATCAGGGAATGTATCAGGTCTTGCGAATGAAAAAGGGAAGTCTTGTTTCGGATGAAGAAAGAAGCCAGTGGATTTCTGGATGTTATAACGGAGATGAAGCAAGGTCAATGAAATGTTACTCATACAAGATTAATGATCTGAGCAATGAAATCCCAAATATTATCCAGGGTTATCGGACGGATGTAATCTTTGATGAAAATGGGACAGCGGAATCCTCTGCGGCAGATACAACAGATACAACATCAGAGTTCATTATTCCGGACTCCGACAGCCGTTACCTCAGCCGCGAGGAACTCAGTAATATGAGCCTGCAGCAACTGAATTACGCCAAGAATGAGATCTACGCGAGAAAAGGAAGAGTTTTTCAATCGCCGGAATTGCAGAATTATTTTGGAAGCAAATCCTGGTATCACGGCTCGATTGCAGCAGATGACTTTAAGGATTCTACCATGCTTAACGATTATGAGAGAGCAAATACAGAGCTTCTCAGTAAGGTGGAGCATGAGCTTGCACCGGATGGCTATCAGCTTGATAAATAA